From a single Arachis hypogaea cultivar Tifrunner chromosome 3, arahy.Tifrunner.gnm2.J5K5, whole genome shotgun sequence genomic region:
- the LOC112734337 gene encoding ultraviolet-B receptor UVR8 has product MDATTSGTPTIQYHNINDQQITAIVVAAPLPIFQRQQRHCFGGSGPGEFPLSANPSIVLHVLTACNLDPQDLAKLEATCSFFRTPANFAPDFELSLSELAALDMCQKRVIFKPMSIEQRQYLKQRCGGSWKLVLRFLIAGETCCRREKSQAIAGPGHSIAVNSKGIVYSFGSNGSGQLGNGTTEDMWQPQPIRALQGIRIIQAASGAGRTMLISDAGQVYAFGKDSFGEAEFGTQGSKMVTTPQLVESLKNIFVVQAAIGNFFTAVLSREGRVYTFSWGNDGKLCHHTDPSDVEPHPLLGALEHIPVVQIAAGYCYLLCLACQPSGMSVYSVGCGLGGKLGHGTRTDEKYPRLIEQFQKLHLQPVAVAAGAWHAAVVGQDGRVCTWGWGRYGCLGHGNEECESTPKVVEALSNVKAVHVATGDYATFVVCDNGDVYSFGCGESSSLGHNPGNDDQGNRQGNVSSPELVASLKEINERVVHISLTNSIYWNAHTFALTESGKLYAFGAGDKGQLGAELVGDETERGKPERVDIDLG; this is encoded by the exons ATGGATGCTACTACAAGTGGAACCCCAACTATCCAATACCATAACATCAATGACCAGCAAATCACTGCCATTGTTGTTGCCGCACCATTACCAATATTTCAAAGGCAGCAACGTCATTGCTTCGGGGGCTCCGGTCCCGGAGAGTTTCCCTTGTCTGCTAATCCCTCAATTGTCCTTCATGTCCTCACAGCATGTAATTTGGATCCTCAGGACCTTGCTAAATTGGAG GCAACATGCTCATTCTTCAGGACGCCAGCAAACTTTGCTCCGGATTTCGAATTGTCCTTGTCTGAGCTAGCTGCATTGGACATGTGCCAGAAGAGAGTGATCTTTAAGCCAATGTCAATAGAACAGAGGCAATATTTGAAGCAGAGATGTGGGGGTTCTTGGAAATTGGTGCTGAGGTTTTTGATAGCTGGAGAAACATGTTGCAGGAGGGAGAAATCACAGGCAATAGCAGGTCCTGGTCACAGCATTGCTGTGAACTCAAAAGGGATTGTTTATTCATTTGGGTCCAATGGTTCAGGACAACTTGGGAATGGCACCACTGAAGACATGTGGCAACCTCAACCGATCAG AGCTCTGCAAGGCATTCGAATTATACAAGCTGCGTCTGGGGCTGGAAGGACAATGTTGATCAGTGATGCTGGCCAGGTTTATGCATTTGGCAAAGATTCATTCGGTGAAGCTGAGTTTGGGACTCAAGGATCTAAGATGGTTACAACTCCACAGTTAGTTGAGTCtttgaaaaatatatttgttgTTCAAGCTGCTATTGGAAACTTCTTCACAGCTGTATTGTCAAGAGAAGGCAGGGTGTATACGTTTTCTTGGGGTAATGATGGCAAACTCTGTCACCATACTGATCCAAGTGATGTAGAACCTCATCCTTTATTAGGAGCTCTTGAACATATACCAGTTGTCCAAATCGCTGCCGGATACTGCTACCTACTTTGTCTGGCATGTCAGCCCAGTGGAAT GTCAGTGTACTCTGTTGGGTGTGGCTTGGGTGGGAAGCTTGGACACGGCACAAGAACTGATGAGAAGTATCCTCGTTTGATTGAACAGTTCCAGAAGTTACACCTTCAGCCGGTGGCGGTTGCTGCTGGTGCTTGGCATGCTGCTGTGGTGGGGCAGGATGGCCGAGTTTGCACATGGGGGTGGGGCCGTTATGGTTGCTTAGGTCATGGAAACGAAGAATGTGAATCAACACCTAAGGTGGTGGAAGCATTGAGCAATGTCAAGGCAGTCCATGTTGCTACAGGAGATTACGCAACCTTTGTCGTGTGTGATAACGGCGATGTCTATTCATTTGGTTGTGGGGAATCTTCTAGTCTCGGCCATAACCCTGGAAATGATGATCAG GGCAACAGGCAAGGGAACGTGTCGAGTCCAGAGCTTGTCGCTTCCCTGAAAGAGATCAACGAACGGGTGGTACACATTAGCCTGACGAATTCCATATACTGGAATGCTCATACATTTGCGCTAACAGAATCAGGGAAGCTGTATGCTTTTGGGGCTGGAGACAAAGGACAGCTCGGAGCCGAGCTTGTTGGCGACGAAACTGAAAGAGGAAAACCGGAACGGGTTGATATCGATCTTGGTTAA
- the LOC112735605 gene encoding uncharacterized protein: protein MTDLSDTQPHSRTNADLMAANAVLFAENQRMAELLATLQNGGERKNVNKEANTEQHEEHQSESNAKVGKTPPKTGRRRANPFFEEIMSFKMPQNFTLPMTLAPYKGIEDPKVHVTKFESMIFLNRSITSFDDFSKLFINQFAASKIYVRDSDYLSTIRQGQYESLKDYMTRFTTAAMEIPDLNPEIEIEKLRETRRNEKQLPRKEEDKSQTRDSKRPFKLTPKFDSYTRFNTRREDILKEILHNKLIKPPSRADSYQDQRFVDKSKHYAFHQKFGHTTDECIIAKDLLERLARQGHLDKYISKARPTSEGHNDRRQERTPNTPDKLRTQPPPPRGVINCISGEFASGGQTNSTRKRRIREMLTMQQTNEATAHKPRTPNISFEQSDYQARSDNLDDPVVISVQAGDLLVKKVLLDPSSSADVPRRDLQFRGEYFRALDGTCSRSYFGSFISQGTLLITNSLIFTNFGV, encoded by the exons ATGACGGATCTGTCGGATACCCAACCACATTCTCGGACCAATGCTGATCTTATGGCGGCCAACGCCGTTTTGTTCGCAGAGAATCAGCGCATGGCCGAACTATTAGCTACACTACAAAATGGTGGTGAAAGGAAGAATGTCAACAAAGAAGCAAATACTGAACAGCACGAAGAGCATCAGTCGGAATCCAATGCAAAAGTAGGAAAAACACCCCCGAAAACAGGGAGACGACGAGCTAACCCTTTTTTTGAAGAAATTATGAGTTTTAAAATGCCTCAAAATTTCACACTCCCTATGACTCTGGCACCGTACAAAGGGATCGAAGATCCCAAAGTTCATGTCACGAAATTTGAATCTATGATATTCCTGAACA GGTCAATTACCAGCTTTGACGACTTCTCTAAGCTATTCATCAATCAATTTGCAGCCTCAAAGATCTATGTAAGGGACTCAGACTACCTTAGCACGATCAGACAAGGACAATATGAAAGCCTGAAAGATTACATGACACGCTTCACAACAGCCGCCATGGAAATCCCTGACCTCAATCCTGAA ATCGAAATTGAGAAGCTGCGTGAAACTCGGAGGAATGAGAAACAACTGCCCCGAAAAGAGGAGGacaaatctcaaacaagggactCCAAGAGGCCTTTCAAGTTAACCCCAAAATTTGACTCATACACGAGATTTAACACAAGAAGGGAGGACATCCTGAAAGAAATACTACATAACAAGCTCATCAAGCCACCAAGCAGGGCCGACTCATATCAAGACCAGAGGTTCGTCGACAAATCGAAGCACTATGCCTTTCACCAGAAGTTCGGGCATACAACCGACGAATGCATCATTGCCAAGGACCTCCTGGAAAGACTAGCGAGACAAGGACACCTGGACAAATACATAAGCAAAGCCCGACCAACTTCAGAAGGTCACAATGACCGACGCCAAGAGCGAACACCAAACACACCAGACAAGCTCAGAACGCAACCTCCGCCGCCAAGAGGAGTTATAAATTGCATCTCAGGAGAATTTGCAAGCGGTGGTCAAACCAACTCGACACGCAAACGCCGAATCCGAGAAATGCTAACAATGCAACAAACAAACGAGGCGACGGCCCACAAACCACGAACACCGAACATATCTTTCGAACAATCCGACTACCAAGCAAGGTCGGATAACCTAGACGATCCGGTGGTAATCTCAGTCCAAGCAGGGGATCTCCTCGTGAAGAAAGTCTTACTCGACCCCAGCAGTAGCGCAGAC GTCCCACGTCGAGATCTTCAGTTCCGAGGAGAATACTTCCGAGCCCTTGACGGAACTTGTAGCCGATCATACTTCGGAAGCTTTATCTCGCAAGGAACACTACTTATTACTAATTCTTTGATATTTACGAATTTTGGGGTGTAA